One genomic segment of Dysosmobacter sp. Marseille-Q4140 includes these proteins:
- a CDS encoding amidohydrolase family protein, which translates to MTILRNCRLIADLTEGYEGEYGDIAYENGIIEGIYPVGKAPMPEGAEVLDMKNMTVLPGLFDLHMHANFDRMIVEQIAIRTPEQSLVDGIDYVQDYLRNGYTFLRDCGIAYWGGRYIREVFDRGLAIGPHYIFSGACNSPRAPGNAQFGPVYREFDGPQYALEVCRDDVAHGASFVKYMVTGAMMNEGGDPQAMLCTREELQAMVDGAAACGTYVAAHCHGKPGILACIETGVYTVEHSTYLDDECIEAYLKANGKTVIIPTLGVMHGILTDQTGAVPQYMKDRTGKIFENLCVNLAKAYRAGVLVGWGSDADRTSFDRYPGLEFIARKALGLSNIELLRQATVNSAKIAGVLDKAGTIKAGKWADFCVVDGKPDEDIDVMTKLPAHVIVGGKRAV; encoded by the coding sequence ATGACAATTCTCAGAAACTGCAGGCTGATTGCCGATCTCACCGAGGGCTATGAGGGTGAGTACGGAGATATCGCCTATGAAAACGGAATCATTGAAGGAATCTATCCCGTGGGCAAAGCCCCGATGCCGGAGGGCGCGGAAGTACTGGACATGAAGAATATGACGGTCCTGCCTGGGCTCTTCGATCTCCACATGCACGCGAATTTTGACAGAATGATCGTCGAACAGATTGCCATACGCACGCCGGAGCAGAGCCTGGTGGACGGCATCGACTATGTGCAGGACTACCTGCGCAACGGCTACACCTTCCTGCGGGACTGCGGCATCGCCTACTGGGGCGGGCGCTATATCCGGGAGGTCTTTGACCGGGGTCTGGCCATCGGGCCGCACTATATCTTCTCCGGTGCCTGCAACAGTCCCCGGGCTCCCGGAAATGCGCAGTTCGGCCCTGTCTACCGGGAGTTCGACGGTCCCCAGTACGCCCTGGAGGTCTGCCGGGACGACGTTGCCCACGGCGCCAGCTTCGTTAAGTACATGGTCACCGGTGCCATGATGAACGAAGGGGGCGACCCTCAGGCAATGCTCTGCACCCGGGAGGAACTGCAGGCCATGGTGGACGGCGCCGCTGCCTGCGGCACCTATGTGGCCGCCCACTGCCACGGCAAACCGGGTATTCTCGCCTGCATTGAAACCGGAGTTTACACCGTGGAACACAGCACCTATCTGGATGACGAGTGCATCGAGGCTTATCTGAAGGCCAACGGCAAAACCGTCATCATCCCCACGCTGGGCGTCATGCACGGAATTCTCACCGACCAAACCGGTGCTGTGCCGCAGTATATGAAAGACCGCACCGGCAAGATCTTTGAAAACCTCTGCGTGAATCTGGCAAAGGCCTACCGGGCAGGCGTCCTGGTGGGCTGGGGCAGCGATGCCGACCGGACCAGCTTTGACCGTTATCCGGGACTGGAGTTCATAGCCCGCAAGGCCCTGGGCCTGTCGAACATCGAGCTTCTGCGTCAGGCAACCGTCAACAGTGCCAAGATCGCAGGCGTGCTGGACAAAGCCGGCACGATCAAGGCCGGAAAGTGGGCCGACTTCTGCGTGGTGGACGGCAAGCCCGATGAGGACATCGATGTCATGACCAAGCTGCCGGCCCATGTCATTGTCGGCGGAAAACGCGCCGTGTAA
- a CDS encoding amidohydrolase family protein produces the protein MMTILHNCRLVSALTEDYDGEFADVTLENGRIEGIYPVGQAPAHQGAKTLDIKGMTLLPGFFDLHAHLMVVNQDWNYLMLRPQNQYLMDCVRYAKEYLRLGFTTIRDCGNDYYASVAVRDYIADGTITGSRVITSGKILSPTTKGNSSFGTLYKEVDTPSEMMKVCREEMENGVDFIKYMCTGAVLNLGGEPGAMVTTPEELSAIVRAADSLGTYIAAHCHGTRGINEAVKAGVYTIEHASYMTEESAELMIKYKTGGIIPTFSMPYTLVKDYAGNTTQEFIDKSRDAIGHMAASAKLGAEAGVRVGFGTDLDLRNALEHTGIEFLARAEFGIDPVEILREATIESAAIVGMDDVCGTIKAGKLADLCVFDGKPDEDMNVMSHYPVYVFKEGRIFQD, from the coding sequence ATGATGACGATACTGCACAACTGCCGCCTTGTAAGCGCACTGACCGAGGACTATGACGGGGAATTTGCCGACGTTACCCTGGAAAACGGACGGATTGAAGGGATTTATCCTGTGGGACAGGCTCCGGCGCACCAGGGAGCGAAGACGCTGGATATCAAGGGCATGACGCTGCTGCCCGGCTTTTTTGACCTGCACGCACACCTGATGGTGGTTAATCAGGATTGGAACTACCTGATGCTGCGGCCGCAGAACCAATACCTGATGGACTGCGTGCGCTATGCCAAGGAGTATCTCCGCCTGGGCTTCACCACCATCCGCGACTGCGGCAACGACTACTATGCCAGCGTGGCCGTACGGGACTATATTGCCGACGGCACCATCACCGGCAGCCGCGTCATCACATCCGGCAAAATTCTCTCCCCCACCACCAAGGGCAACTCCTCTTTCGGCACACTCTATAAAGAGGTGGACACCCCCAGTGAGATGATGAAGGTCTGCCGTGAGGAGATGGAAAACGGTGTGGACTTTATCAAATACATGTGTACCGGTGCCGTGCTGAATCTGGGCGGTGAGCCGGGAGCCATGGTGACCACACCGGAGGAACTCTCCGCCATCGTCCGGGCAGCAGACAGCCTGGGCACCTACATTGCCGCCCACTGCCACGGCACCCGGGGCATCAACGAGGCGGTAAAAGCAGGCGTGTACACCATCGAGCACGCCTCGTATATGACCGAGGAGAGCGCGGAGCTCATGATCAAGTACAAGACCGGAGGCATCATCCCCACCTTCTCCATGCCTTACACTCTGGTAAAAGACTACGCTGGCAATACCACTCAGGAGTTCATCGACAAATCCCGGGACGCCATCGGCCACATGGCCGCCAGCGCAAAGCTGGGTGCCGAAGCAGGCGTGCGGGTGGGCTTCGGCACCGATCTGGATCTCAGGAATGCCCTGGAGCACACGGGCATCGAATTCCTCGCCCGGGCCGAGTTTGGCATTGATCCAGTGGAGATCCTCCGGGAGGCCACCATTGAGAGCGCAGCCATCGTTGGCATGGATGATGTCTGCGGCACCATCAAGGCCGGAAAGCTGGCGGATCTTTGTGTATTCGACGGCAAGCCCGATGAGGACATGAACGTCATGAGTCACTACCCCGTATATGTCTTCAAAGAAGGACGAATATTTCAGGACTAA
- a CDS encoding helix-turn-helix transcriptional regulator, with the protein MEEICKTVGARIRFLRRQQGYTLTGFAEALSRGKSTVSKYERGEISIDIVTLSEIAQVLGVSLVSLVDTTEPQDVERLFKPGEDEAAEHMERYYLYFNSAHVGKPYLSYNALFLGERTARIFAEIPDDENVYSYRSCYSGRVRRADSFVRVMAVNPVHADDLAILEFRRTIKPVRAQIGFFCTLSIAGWFPMANKALISSVPLHDEEWIRRQLTITNADIREIKARNAFFAPAVNFEL; encoded by the coding sequence ATGGAGGAAATATGCAAAACTGTGGGAGCGCGGATCCGTTTTCTGCGCCGCCAGCAGGGCTATACGCTCACCGGCTTTGCTGAGGCCCTCAGCCGGGGCAAGTCCACAGTGTCCAAGTACGAGCGGGGAGAGATCTCCATTGACATTGTCACCCTCTCGGAAATTGCGCAGGTGCTGGGGGTGAGCCTGGTCTCACTGGTGGACACAACGGAACCGCAGGATGTGGAGCGGCTTTTCAAGCCCGGGGAGGATGAAGCTGCGGAGCATATGGAGCGCTACTACCTCTATTTCAACTCCGCCCATGTAGGAAAGCCATACCTCTCCTATAACGCCCTCTTTCTGGGAGAACGCACGGCGCGTATCTTTGCCGAGATCCCCGATGATGAGAATGTCTACTCATACCGGAGCTGTTACAGCGGCCGGGTGCGCCGGGCAGATTCCTTTGTGCGGGTTATGGCAGTGAACCCTGTGCACGCGGATGATCTTGCAATCCTTGAGTTCCGGAGGACTATCAAGCCTGTCAGAGCGCAGATCGGCTTTTTCTGCACACTGTCGATTGCCGGCTGGTTCCCCATGGCCAATAAGGCTCTCATCTCCTCGGTGCCCCTGCATGATGAGGAATGGATCCGCCGTCAGCTCACCATTACCAACGCGGATATACGCGAGATCAAGGCACGCAACGCCTTCTTTGCCCCGGCTGTGAACTTTGAGCTGTAA
- a CDS encoding MFS transporter — MKTRKYVLIAVMTLSTLCYTYPYLSSTFYTQFMEAFGLTNAQVGNLIAMFGLTAVPGYLFGGLLADRFSPKKLVIISQLLTAVIGLCICFLQGYTILLICYLALGVSTTFIHWSAFLKLIRAQGTDADEGKIFGFFETCSAAVSIICSYGILGILGNLPSFRIVQAIYAVILIIVAVVIGLFVKDADVRGVSSDRFRISMAGKALRHPVTWINGFIVMGLFMALSCSTYLNPMLSENYGMNVTVATGYSIYNRYVARVLLATAGGLLLDKLKTPKFLSIFSVAMMVVLGGLIAVPMDSSLMVLAFILCILFSSMLGSTRSGMYTPIPEAKMPMSITGTAMGICSAIGYSSDLWLYTLCGKWLDQYGSAGYHYIWMLTIGAMALVVVCCVLLHLYEKKYVKA, encoded by the coding sequence ATGAAAACGAGAAAATATGTACTCATAGCCGTCATGACCCTGAGCACACTGTGCTATACGTATCCGTACCTCAGCTCCACGTTCTACACGCAGTTTATGGAGGCCTTCGGGCTCACCAATGCCCAGGTGGGAAATCTGATCGCCATGTTCGGCCTCACCGCGGTCCCCGGCTACCTCTTCGGCGGCCTGCTGGCTGACCGGTTCAGCCCCAAGAAGCTGGTCATCATCTCCCAGCTTCTGACGGCTGTCATCGGCCTTTGCATCTGCTTTCTGCAGGGGTACACGATTCTGCTCATCTGCTACCTGGCACTGGGTGTCTCCACCACCTTCATCCACTGGTCCGCTTTTCTCAAACTTATCCGGGCGCAGGGTACCGACGCTGATGAGGGCAAGATCTTCGGCTTCTTCGAGACCTGCAGTGCCGCAGTGAGCATCATCTGCTCCTACGGCATTCTGGGAATCCTGGGCAACCTCCCCAGCTTCCGCATCGTGCAGGCCATCTACGCTGTGATCCTGATTATCGTGGCTGTCGTCATCGGGCTTTTCGTCAAGGATGCGGATGTACGGGGCGTGAGCTCTGACAGATTCCGGATCAGCATGGCCGGTAAGGCCCTGCGCCATCCCGTCACGTGGATCAACGGCTTCATCGTCATGGGACTTTTCATGGCCTTGTCCTGCAGCACCTATCTCAACCCCATGCTCTCTGAGAACTACGGTATGAATGTCACCGTGGCAACAGGCTATTCCATCTACAACCGCTACGTGGCCCGGGTTCTGCTGGCCACCGCAGGCGGTCTGCTGCTGGACAAGCTGAAGACGCCGAAATTCCTCAGCATCTTCTCGGTTGCCATGATGGTGGTTCTCGGCGGCCTCATCGCCGTGCCCATGGACAGCAGCCTCATGGTGCTGGCCTTTATCCTCTGCATTCTCTTCTCGTCCATGCTGGGTAGCACGCGAAGCGGCATGTACACCCCCATTCCGGAAGCCAAGATGCCCATGAGCATCACCGGTACGGCAATGGGCATCTGCTCCGCCATCGGCTACTCCTCCGACCTTTGGCTGTACACGCTGTGCGGCAAGTGGCTGGACCAGTATGGCAGCGCGGGATATCACTACATCTGGATGCTCACCATCGGGGCCATGGCGCTGGTGGTCGTCTGCTGCGTGCTGCTGCATCTCTATGAGAAAAAGTACGTAAAAGCGTAA
- a CDS encoding helix-turn-helix domain-containing protein produces the protein MRKQHWPKRDPIKNYFPLPNEIFSLGLSAGAIAVYGFLLHREDRRTYQCVASYRTIGEAVGMSVNTVRKYVTELEDRGLIRTERTTVTTRDGRTLNGCLRYYILPIQMSIEQFYERQLHVADLALERQRAEQRMAALERKERASGC, from the coding sequence ATGAGAAAACAGCACTGGCCCAAGCGGGATCCCATCAAGAACTACTTCCCCCTCCCCAACGAGATCTTCTCCCTGGGACTGTCCGCCGGGGCGATCGCAGTCTACGGATTTCTCCTCCATCGGGAGGACCGGAGGACCTACCAGTGCGTGGCCAGCTACCGGACCATCGGAGAGGCGGTGGGGATGAGCGTCAACACGGTGCGCAAGTATGTGACCGAACTGGAGGATCGGGGCCTGATCCGGACGGAGCGCACCACCGTCACCACCCGGGACGGCCGCACCCTCAACGGCTGTCTGCGTTACTACATCCTGCCCATCCAGATGTCCATCGAACAGTTCTATGAGCGGCAGCTCCACGTAGCTGACCTGGCGCTGGAACGACAGAGAGCGGAGCAGCGCATGGCGGCGCTGGAGAGAAAGGAGCGTGCATCCGGATGCTGA
- a CDS encoding SEL1-like repeat protein, with the protein MPGLIQKSGYIKPGNGGGHYAEYIATREGVELIEAPSPSHDGGGYLEYMAQRPRSHGLFSADGPADLEKTMEKINGHTGPVWTFVYSLKREDAHRLGYENSESWRRLLLAHQTELATAMKIPPSNFRWCAAFHDEKHHPHIHMMVWSTDPKQGYLTEKGIEQMRSQLSNEIFRDELLSLYQKKDLSYSQVRDAAMEAMGRLIREMETGLCHSPVIAEQMETLAGMLEGHKGKKVYGYLKKPVKAQVDAIVDELAKVPEVTECYEQWNQLRDELERYYKDSPRERLPLSQQKEFKAIKNMVIREAERLRLGTVTFEDARMRDEVDEDQDAVYFAWNSNWRMAEVYQSAKEVLEEYENPEEEKAEQVQVLEQLWQRGFSLAAYQLGKCWRDGRGVLPDDQQAELWFRRAADAGYDFAQYALGKFLQSQKRTDEAVSWYGKAAAQGNSCAAYRLGKLYLEGKDVPKDVHKAVDYLTFSAEQGNQYAQYALGKLYLAGQDVKQDREQAWAYFYESAEQGNEYAAFLGEHFDQAHRPNVFLSATRLLHHLSQIFRDNSVPPAAPVGQQVDRKLRRKIREKKIAMGHKPDDHEEAPRQDMGGMTMGW; encoded by the coding sequence ATGCCGGGGTTGATCCAGAAGTCGGGCTACATCAAGCCGGGAAACGGCGGCGGTCACTACGCCGAATACATCGCCACCCGGGAGGGCGTGGAGTTGATCGAGGCTCCATCCCCCTCCCATGACGGCGGCGGCTACCTGGAATACATGGCCCAGCGCCCCCGCTCTCACGGTCTGTTCTCCGCCGACGGTCCCGCCGATCTGGAGAAAACCATGGAGAAGATCAACGGGCATACCGGGCCGGTGTGGACCTTCGTCTACTCTTTGAAGCGGGAGGATGCCCACAGGCTGGGCTACGAGAACAGTGAGAGTTGGCGCAGATTATTGCTGGCTCATCAAACAGAATTGGCGACAGCGATGAAAATTCCGCCAAGCAATTTTCGTTGGTGTGCCGCCTTCCACGACGAAAAGCACCACCCTCACATCCACATGATGGTCTGGTCGACGGATCCAAAGCAGGGGTATCTCACGGAAAAAGGGATCGAACAAATGCGCTCCCAGCTGTCCAATGAGATCTTCCGGGACGAGCTGCTGTCTCTCTACCAGAAAAAAGATCTGTCCTACAGCCAAGTGCGGGATGCGGCGATGGAGGCCATGGGGCGGCTCATTCGGGAGATGGAGACAGGCCTGTGCCACAGTCCGGTCATCGCGGAGCAGATGGAGACGCTGGCCGGAATGCTGGAGGGGCACAAGGGCAAAAAGGTCTACGGCTACCTGAAAAAGCCGGTGAAGGCGCAGGTGGACGCCATCGTGGATGAACTGGCCAAGGTCCCGGAGGTGACAGAATGTTATGAACAGTGGAATCAACTCCGTGATGAACTGGAGCGTTACTACAAGGATTCACCCAGAGAGCGTCTGCCCCTCTCCCAGCAGAAGGAGTTCAAAGCCATCAAAAACATGGTCATCCGGGAGGCGGAACGACTCCGGCTTGGCACGGTTACCTTCGAGGATGCACGCATGAGAGATGAAGTCGATGAGGACCAGGATGCGGTGTACTTCGCATGGAACTCCAACTGGCGGATGGCTGAGGTCTACCAGAGCGCCAAGGAGGTACTGGAGGAGTACGAAAATCCAGAGGAGGAAAAAGCGGAACAGGTGCAGGTGCTGGAGCAGCTCTGGCAGAGAGGGTTCTCCCTGGCCGCCTACCAACTGGGCAAGTGCTGGCGGGACGGGCGGGGCGTTCTCCCCGATGACCAGCAGGCGGAACTGTGGTTCCGGCGGGCGGCGGACGCGGGATATGACTTCGCTCAGTACGCACTGGGAAAGTTCCTGCAAAGCCAAAAGAGAACGGATGAGGCGGTATCCTGGTATGGGAAAGCGGCGGCGCAGGGGAACTCCTGCGCCGCCTACCGCCTGGGAAAGCTGTATCTGGAAGGAAAAGATGTCCCGAAAGACGTGCACAAAGCGGTAGACTACCTGACGTTCTCCGCCGAACAGGGCAACCAGTACGCCCAGTACGCTCTTGGAAAACTGTACCTTGCCGGCCAGGATGTCAAACAGGATCGGGAGCAGGCCTGGGCGTATTTCTATGAATCGGCAGAACAGGGAAACGAGTACGCCGCCTTTTTGGGGGAGCACTTCGATCAGGCGCACAGGCCCAATGTGTTCCTGTCGGCCACCCGACTGCTCCACCATCTGAGTCAGATCTTTCGTGACAACTCGGTGCCCCCTGCCGCCCCGGTAGGACAGCAGGTGGACCGAAAGCTGCGGAGGAAAATCCGGGAAAAGAAGATCGCCATGGGCCACAAGCCGGACGATCATGAGGAAGCTCCCCGGCAGGACATGGGCGGCATGACCATGGGGTGGTAG
- a CDS encoding nucleoside triphosphate pyrophosphohydrolase: MAKQYHKLVRDRIPEIIEADGKTCVCETLSDKEYLCLLDQKLNEELAEYQESKSLEELADLLEVMQAVVKARGCTMEQLESLRAEKAAKRGDFEKKLLLKEVIEN; this comes from the coding sequence ATGGCCAAGCAATACCATAAGCTTGTCCGTGATCGCATCCCAGAGATTATCGAAGCAGATGGAAAGACCTGCGTCTGTGAAACGCTCTCTGATAAGGAGTATTTGTGCTTGCTGGACCAAAAATTGAATGAGGAACTGGCTGAGTACCAGGAGAGCAAATCCCTTGAAGAACTGGCCGACCTTTTGGAGGTTATGCAGGCCGTAGTAAAAGCCAGAGGCTGTACAATGGAGCAGTTGGAATCGTTGCGGGCGGAGAAGGCCGCCAAGCGTGGCGACTTTGAGAAGAAACTTCTATTGAAAGAAGTTATTGAGAATTGA
- a CDS encoding type II toxin-antitoxin system RelE/ParE family toxin yields the protein MNNLHLSDEAQADLAGIKSYIAKNLENPSAAVSTVRNITKDIRRLREHSLIGTSLSSIADVESDYRFLVTGSYLTFYRVLDNDVYVDRVLYGRRDYLRILFGDVQDDETNE from the coding sequence ATGAATAACCTGCATTTATCCGACGAGGCGCAGGCTGATTTGGCCGGGATCAAGTCCTATATCGCAAAGAATTTGGAAAATCCCAGCGCGGCGGTCTCCACGGTACGGAACATCACAAAGGACATCCGCAGATTGCGGGAGCACAGTCTGATTGGTACGTCCCTGTCCTCGATTGCCGATGTCGAGAGTGACTATCGTTTCCTGGTGACCGGCAGTTACCTCACTTTTTACCGAGTTCTTGACAACGATGTCTATGTGGATCGTGTGCTCTACGGCCGCCGGGATTATCTTCGCATCCTCTTTGGAGATGTGCAGGACGACGAAACAAACGAATAG
- a CDS encoding sodium:solute symporter family protein yields the protein MNIIDYLAFAITLVPVVIIGWLSARRSHRDNTSREFQLAGKGINKIQAGFSMAATDFGGSGLVGAIGTCYLSGMSGAWWNLAAAPAFLLIGLLLARSLNTMGSATLPEYLGKRYSPAVKYITCIMHVCTSVATLSVQFTVSCTVLHVLSGLDLTLSLIISMALVVLLTSGGLRSVVNTDSVLFVIIVLSVLIAVPVTLSAGGGYTNITERLPEGFLRMDGLGFWTPMSWVLMCALSYSTNQNYVQRMVSSRNEGTAVFAAVFTAGFYVVISVALGLIGVAASVLLPGIEDTNTVFPEVLVNFFPHGLLGLGLAGVFAATISTGTSILHAVSTLIVNDIWKPTCGRNSSDKAQLRLMRALVYITAVFSLGISLLSSNIIDVCYVGGLFYSVSAFLPMVFGLHSKFVTKRAALASILVTVVLSLFWEYFPQFRPAAFASLPSNVFGLVVSLVVILAVSLLDKGARRELSAEI from the coding sequence ATGAACATCATAGACTACCTTGCATTTGCCATCACCCTGGTCCCGGTGGTAATCATCGGCTGGTTATCTGCCAGGCGCTCCCATCGGGACAACACCAGCCGCGAATTCCAGCTGGCCGGCAAGGGGATCAACAAAATTCAGGCCGGTTTCTCCATGGCCGCCACGGATTTCGGCGGGAGCGGCCTGGTGGGGGCCATCGGGACCTGTTACCTCTCCGGCATGAGCGGCGCATGGTGGAACCTGGCTGCGGCTCCGGCTTTCCTGCTCATCGGACTCCTGCTGGCCCGCAGCCTCAACACCATGGGCAGCGCGACCCTTCCCGAGTACCTGGGCAAACGCTACTCCCCCGCCGTCAAGTACATCACCTGCATCATGCATGTGTGCACCTCGGTGGCCACGCTCTCCGTACAGTTCACCGTCTCCTGTACGGTGCTGCACGTGCTCTCCGGACTGGACCTCACCCTCTCCCTCATCATCAGCATGGCCCTGGTGGTCCTGCTGACAAGCGGCGGACTGCGCAGCGTGGTGAATACCGACTCCGTGCTCTTCGTCATTATCGTACTCTCCGTGCTCATCGCCGTGCCGGTGACGCTGAGTGCCGGCGGCGGCTACACCAACATCACAGAGCGGCTGCCCGAGGGCTTTCTGCGCATGGACGGTCTGGGCTTCTGGACACCGATGAGCTGGGTTCTCATGTGCGCGCTCTCCTACTCCACCAACCAAAACTACGTGCAGCGGATGGTCTCCTCCCGGAATGAAGGTACAGCCGTATTCGCCGCTGTGTTTACCGCAGGCTTCTACGTGGTCATCTCTGTGGCGCTGGGGCTCATCGGCGTGGCGGCTTCGGTCCTGCTGCCCGGCATTGAAGACACGAACACCGTTTTCCCGGAGGTGCTGGTAAACTTCTTCCCCCACGGCCTGTTGGGCCTGGGCCTTGCTGGCGTGTTTGCCGCCACGATCTCCACCGGCACCAGTATTCTGCACGCCGTCTCCACCCTTATTGTCAACGACATCTGGAAGCCCACCTGCGGGCGCAACAGCTCCGACAAGGCACAGCTTCGCCTCATGCGGGCGCTGGTCTATATCACCGCTGTGTTCAGTCTGGGCATCTCCCTGCTCTCCAGCAACATTATCGACGTGTGCTATGTGGGAGGCCTCTTCTACTCCGTATCCGCTTTCCTGCCCATGGTGTTCGGCCTGCACAGCAAGTTCGTGACAAAGCGCGCCGCCCTGGCCAGTATCCTGGTGACGGTGGTACTGAGCCTGTTCTGGGAGTATTTTCCGCAATTCCGTCCGGCTGCATTCGCTTCCCTTCCCTCCAATGTATTCGGCCTGGTGGTAAGCCTCGTGGTCATCCTGGCGGTCTCTCTTCTGGACAAGGGCGCCCGCAGGGAGTTGTCTGCCGAAATCTAA
- a CDS encoding helix-turn-helix domain-containing protein, translating to MKLSVYKSYDDLPLFLNARMVAQVLGVSISTAYELLNDPGFPTLRVGSRMVVPKEKFIQWAEGQSGGAK from the coding sequence TTGAAACTGTCTGTCTACAAGTCCTACGACGATCTGCCCCTGTTCCTCAACGCCAGGATGGTGGCGCAGGTGCTGGGCGTGTCCATCTCCACCGCCTACGAGCTGCTCAATGACCCCGGCTTCCCCACGCTGCGGGTGGGGAGCCGTATGGTAGTTCCGAAAGAGAAGTTCATTCAGTGGGCGGAGGGACAGTCGGGAGGTGCCAAATGA
- a CDS encoding type II toxin-antitoxin system prevent-host-death family antitoxin — MPNIKPISDLRNYTEVLHDVAVGAPVFLTKNGRGRYAIVDMQDYERTQATLRLMNELAKGRKSGEEKGWLTLEAVEKHLGIADE, encoded by the coding sequence ATGCCGAACATCAAACCCATCTCTGATCTGCGTAATTACACGGAGGTTCTGCATGACGTGGCAGTTGGCGCTCCGGTTTTTCTGACGAAGAATGGCCGGGGCCGCTACGCCATCGTGGACATGCAGGACTATGAGCGGACACAGGCCACCCTCCGGCTGATGAACGAACTGGCCAAGGGCCGCAAGTCCGGGGAGGAAAAGGGCTGGTTGACGCTGGAGGCCGTAGAGAAACATCTCGGAATCGCAGATGAATAA
- a CDS encoding IS110 family transposase, which yields MFIVGIDVAKRNHEVTVITSAGQVVCKGFRISNTCTGYNRMMERLGKLTNLKSQFIFAMESTAHYWLALYTRLKKDGHQVIILNPIQTHTMREMFLRKSKTDAKDSLVIAEVIRFGRYAASDIPQEKLLALKELCRNRAYLMDMASDLKRKTVAILDRVFPEYETLFDSVFCKTSLAVLAKYPTPDKLSRAQLGKLTEVLQKSSNGRFGEWKAREIKELAHGSFGVADCEGVYSTLIQLFLEQIHTLLETCSSLERQINELLLQFDTTLTTIPGVGTLLAATILSEIGDISRFSSADKLAAYIGVDPAVNQSGEFVGSHVHMSKRGSPYLRRAVWMASMIAVQRDPMFKAYYEKKASEGLRYMNIIGHVTKKMTAVIYAIMRDNKAYVPVMPVVA from the coding sequence ATGTTTATCGTCGGGATCGATGTAGCCAAGCGGAATCACGAGGTCACGGTCATTACCTCAGCGGGGCAGGTGGTGTGCAAAGGGTTTCGCATTTCCAATACCTGCACCGGATACAACCGCATGATGGAGCGGCTTGGGAAACTGACCAACCTCAAGAGTCAGTTCATCTTTGCTATGGAGTCTACCGCTCACTATTGGTTAGCCCTGTACACTCGTCTCAAGAAAGATGGTCACCAGGTCATTATACTGAACCCCATCCAGACACACACCATGCGGGAGATGTTTCTCCGCAAATCAAAAACTGATGCAAAGGACTCTCTGGTTATTGCGGAGGTCATCCGCTTTGGCCGCTACGCAGCCAGCGATATTCCACAAGAAAAACTGTTGGCACTGAAGGAACTGTGCCGCAACCGCGCTTACCTGATGGACATGGCCAGCGATCTGAAACGGAAGACCGTTGCGATCCTGGACCGTGTCTTTCCAGAGTATGAAACACTGTTTGATTCCGTCTTTTGCAAGACATCCCTGGCTGTGCTGGCGAAATATCCCACGCCGGATAAGTTGTCCAGGGCCCAGTTGGGAAAGCTGACCGAAGTACTCCAAAAGAGCAGCAATGGGCGGTTTGGAGAGTGGAAGGCTCGCGAAATCAAAGAACTGGCTCACGGCAGCTTTGGTGTTGCGGATTGTGAGGGTGTCTACTCCACTCTGATCCAGCTGTTCTTGGAACAGATCCATACTCTGCTGGAAACTTGCAGTTCACTGGAAAGGCAAATCAATGAACTGCTTCTGCAGTTTGACACGACACTCACCACGATCCCCGGCGTCGGTACGCTCCTGGCGGCCACGATCCTCAGCGAGATCGGTGACATCTCCCGGTTCTCATCCGCAGATAAGCTGGCTGCGTATATAGGCGTAGACCCGGCTGTAAACCAATCCGGTGAATTTGTGGGTTCACATGTCCATATGTCCAAGCGAGGCTCCCCCTATTTACGCAGAGCAGTTTGGATGGCCTCTATGATCGCGGTCCAGCGTGATCCCATGTTCAAGGCATATTATGAGAAAAAAGCTTCCGAGGGGCTGCGCTACATGAACATCATTGGCCATGTGACAAAAAAGATGACCGCTGTCATCTATGCCATTATGCGGGACAACAAGGCCTATGTGCCTGTTATGCCTGTTGTGGCGTAA